atgtatgtgtgtgtgagtgtgtgtgtggcatacTGGCAGGAAGGCTTTTAGCATATAAATATCACATTACCACAGAAGGAAACGCAGGCATCAGTCCGAGCCTCCAGCCAGCCTAACAAGCATGGGAGCTCCACTCAGGAGGTCAGAGGGAGAGCTTGCACAAATGGAATTCCACAGAAACCAGCACTTCTTTTAACAGATAAGTGGTTCAGCTTGCAGCTGTGTGATGCAGCATAAGCCTATGGTTTCGGTTATCTGACATCTGCTGGTGTGAATACATCTTGTGAGCAGCAGTCTATGTACAGGATACTGTGctgtaatgtaaataaaaatattcacaagTGAAGAAGCTGAAGACAACACTCGAAAGCAAATTaaaggattattattttttagcaATCATCACCATCTATCACCAACTATCTAAAATAGTCTCTCTTCATCTATTGTATTAGTGTTCCTCCAGGTTCTATTCTGGGACCACTCTTTATATTAATGAATGTGCGTTCCAATGAAGGCTGTAAAAATGCATGAAGATGATACAGTTAAATATATGTAGATGAAGCTATTCAGAATATGAATGTTTAATCAAGGCAGTAGAAGCCATACAACGTAACATTAGGATGaatgaatattaaataaaatcaattaaatgcTAAGTACTAAACCAcaagaaatgttttttcctgttatatttttagatttattaatCTAGTAAATTTCTTCTTTTCAACAGTGTAATTGCACTGTTATAAGTAATATTACAGTGTGATGTGGTAAAATTAGAGTTCTGCTCAATGTAGTTGTAACATCTATCGCAGTGCTAATAATGTCTGTGGTGTTgaagacttaaaaaaaatgttttgacttgTCATGAAAAGCACAGATGTTAAGAATAACATTAACTGCTTTGCTCAAGTGTCCCGGGATGCCATTACAGCGGGACAGTATGCCAGCATGCACAATACCAGGACCATGAAGCTTAAGTAGGCAAATACAATTAAGCCTTTATTCATCATTTTAGACAGCTGAGCTTCTCCTGTTGTAACATGTCAAAATATCTTCCAGCCTATGGTggatttcttcatttttgtttcaatTTTGTGAAACCAAACTGAATTAGTGTTTATTTGAGAGGACCATTACCTAATGACTGAAGGAGAAATGCAAAATCTTGGTCTACACTAGATGGAAATCACAGCTATAAACCACCCCATGCAAGCCATGTCTCAAATATATGTCTGTCGAATATATTTAAGTGCCATGGGTCGTGCTCTGTAAGCCATCACAGGCCCACAGTTAATAGAACATGCTTATCTGTGAAACATTACATACCACAGATCATATTCCTGTTCAAAAACGTCCAGATGATGAAACTTCCAGACAGCAATACTGTGTCAATATTTCATTATCAGGAAATTCATAGGGTGCTTTGATTAGATAATGTATGTATagatctctctcacacacacacaagcccacaTTGCCCCTTTGCCCTCATAATCATTTCATATGAATCAACTCAGCTGAACAGTCACTGGTTTTGCTCTTGACATTCCTGCCCAGTAGATTACACCTATTTGACTTGTATTCACTAAGACATGTATCTCAGCAGCTGGTTACATGGTCTTTGGAACAGAGTAAGAAATGAGACCCTTATTAAGAGTCTGAATTGATCCAATCAATTGTTTCACAGCAGGATCAAGCTGATGGAGTGATTCAAGCTCTGTATGGGGGTTGATGTGCCTTTTTCCTGTGCTGTGTAGATAATTGtactcaaaataaaataatgctgtgtgatttcattttataccctttttttttttttttttttttttttaaaaacagcacaattaCATGTCATTTGTATGTGTGGAGTAAACCATCTGCAGAACAGCCACCACCTATAAACCTGCATAGTTTGACTGGAGCTCTCCGCTCATCCTTTTTAATGTTCTCAGTCAGTCTCTTCCCACAAAAACATTCCAATTTTCCATCTGTAATGCACCTATTTATTTCCCACTGCCaccctccaccccccacccgcCCTCTGCAGCAGGAAGGTCAGCCATACATCTCCACTCGATGCTGAGTGAGCACTGGGAGGTATGGGCGGAGAGACAGTACACCGCTCATAATGGCCGGCCAATTATCAGTGGTAAAGGGGGTGGGAGGGTGGGTCAAGTAGGGAGGGGTGACAGATTATGGGGAGAATGGATCAATACAGCAGTCAGTTTCTAATGGAGGAAAGAATTGGTCCAAGACAAGCAGATGGAAATCCTGCTCTGCCTGGGGTGGTCTTTCTGCACTGTCTCTTAGCAGGAGTATTAGgtttttgttgctgctttgttCAACAGCACCAGCAACAGTGAAATGTCTGCTATGACACAGGATCAGTgatattcaaatatttacagtattttattttggtgttcatagtgtttctctcattctctcctGATCTGCCCACATTTCACTTCCCTTTTCCTTACATCACCAGGGGCAGATTTAGAAGAGCCTGGAGAATAATGGCTGTCTGTCCTTCACCACCCCCTTTTTAACCACCCACAGCTGCCAGCACAGGACAGTAAATCCTACACCTCACCCACTCCCCCAGCTCAGTAGCTCAGCTGTGTGATTCTATGCGCTATAATAACACGCGCTCTTCTACTTACATCAAAGGAAGCGAGCTTTAAGTGCTACATGCTAAATGGCTAATGGCCTCTGTCTTTTCTAAAATGGTGACTGGAATAAGTAGAACCAACAGTTCAGCACCATCATTACATCTTTGGTTCTGTTGTTCTTCTCTAGTTGCCTCGCTATTCTCTACAtctgcctttctttcttttccacctCTTTCTCAGGGGCCttgtgtggggtgggggtgttATTTATGGCTGCTCTGTGCAAGTGGACAgagacgcacacgcacacacgggcacacacgcacacacacacatacacacacacacacacacacagccccttTCACAGGATGAAAGGGCAGTCACACTGCCTGCAAACATGATTTTACAGCCCTGGGTGGAATGAGTGGTGGAGGAGAGAATGAGGACAGAGCACAAAAGGGGAAAGCCCTTAGATTTACAGGTCCCAGCAGTCAGAATACAAAACATGTAGCAGCACAcattttgcaattttttttaacCCAAACACAGAGCTCCTCAGAAATAAGCCCACTGTCTTTATGCAGGAAGACACATATGTTAAAATGTGCAgcaatgcacagaaacacaagcacaccATCATGAAATGGGATCATCGCTTTTTCCATggttctgcttttgttttgtttttaactgaaacagaaaactgtgcAGTTTCTCAATGTGATCTGATTCAGTATCTCATCAAAGATGGCATTCgagcatgtgtgtacatgtgtatgagGGCTTGCAGATCTGCAGGGTTGTGCAATAGGTAGCATTTACACATTGTTCCACTTGGTTTTAAATGCAGACTATATCgtgagtgtgtttttgactAACACAACAATCTATAAAGTATGAACTTTATCAATTTGTGGTGTGTATTAGTTCATAGAGATTTTACTCTGATTCTTACAAAGATGCAGTGTAGCACATCTCAGTCGATCCCTTCAAATGACTTGTCTTACTTGTTTACTTGTATAATAATTAGGGCTGtatctaattatttttatattcagttgCTGGGCAGATTATGTTAGTTATTTAATTAATTGAACATTTGGAGTATAAATGCTGATCACACTTTCCTATATAATATCACATAAGTGAAGAGAGGCGATTAGTAGTGGCGATTAgcagttgcctcacagcaagaaggttccaggtttgaatccccTTCAATCCTAGCGCCTTACTGAGTGAATTGGCATGTTCCCACCATGCCGACATGGGTTTTCTCCTGATACTCCAACAGTGAATGGCATTTTTGTGACTTAAGCTGATTTAATATAAAAGTTAGTGCTACATTTCGGGCAACAGATGTATCTATTAATCAACTATGTGTTTCAGCTCTAGGGACAGTATAGTGGAGCACTTGTCATCACTGTCGCCTCATAGCTAGGAGGTTCTGGGTTTGAGCCTGTAGCCAACCAGGCCCTGTTTCATGTCTTTTGTGTACtttggcttcctcccacagtacaAAGCAATTCAGGTTAGGTTATTTAGTGACTATAAAATGCCCATAGGTGTTAATATGAGCGTGAACGGTCATCTGTCTCCGTGATAAACCAGTGACCTGTCCGCGATATACTTGACCTCGTGGCCATTGTCAACTGTGATCGCCTTTACTCCCCCACAGTATAGCTGACGGATGTAAAAGGATGAGACCAGATGAGCAGACAGTGCAGTCTCTCCCAAAGCCAGAGGTAAAACTGCCAAGATGAGAATGGCAGTGTAATTAAGTTTAAATGTGCTGACAGCGAATGGGAGAGCAATACCCTATACACATTACAACTTAATGGGGAGTCAGATGCATTTTCCAGTTTATACTTGGTGAAACTGCAATTAATTAAAGTAATTTGGGTATAAAAGCTCAAGTAAACAGTTTATGAGTCTAAAAAGGCAGTGCTGACCATACTGCCAAAGGAGTCACTCCATGCTTTGCCACATCACCTACTCATAGTAAAACCAGAGTTCTCATAACTAATTAAGGGTGGATTTCACTTTACATGTTCAtggaagaaaaactgaaaagcagaaatcaGAAGTGCACTTGTGTTATATTAGTCAGTGTGTCATTAGTCAGTGTGTCATTTGTAGCTGTCATGACAAAATCAGCCTATTGTGCTAAGAATGTATGCATAGAGAAAATAggctgtgtgtgcacagtgtaaTGTACATATCACTATTTATTTTAATAGGAGATAATAGGTTTAATGAGGGCTCTGTTGGTGCTTCACTGGTTTTTCATGTGGTGCACACTGCCTCTAGAGGGAAATACTGCCAGTGAGTTACTGTTGACAAGGTGCAGTCTGACCTCTGCTGGCAAGAGACAACACTGAAGCACTTTTTCCACACAGtgcaatatacagtacaaggTCAATTTAGTCAAACATGGCACCTCTGtagcatttacatttttaaaatataattttcaatACAAGAGAAAAGGTATAGAAAACAATCTGATCATCTACTTCAGACCAAACATCTGCCAGACATTAACATTCTCTAAGCAAATATCCACCCATTATCTATGCtgctggagctgatcccagctgacattgagcGAGAGGCGGGAAACACGATGGACAAACTGCCAGTCGATCACAAGCCTGacaacattcacacctacagataatttagagtcaccaatcaacgtAACCTACATGTGTTTAGACAGAGAAAGCTAGAGTACtcagaaaagacacacaaacacagggagaacaaaaCCATAAATCAGCAATTCGCAAAGATTTAAACTGAGTGTTTTAGTTTCTGGAAAACACGTTTTTAAAAACATAGTCCAACTGTGTGTAAGTCTGTACCATACTGTGTGGTCTGGGATGTCAATAAAACCACAATGTACTATCCAtgaggtctgtgtgttttctggatGTTAAAAATTCAGTGATGACGCTTTAACACCTCTAATGTTGTTACAGTGCCTGACAATGAGTAAGCAAAATGTACTGTTCAGTTTTAACTAATGtaggtattttgtttttgttgtctttctGCAAACCAAAATTGTACTACTGCATAGCCCCCAGCCTCAAAATCAACCAAAAGCAAAtcatgtattttcatgttttgttgcaACTACCTCCATCACAAAGCAGTACCACAAATAATTTTGCAAAACGTCACAGTAGTAAATTTCACAATTTTATTCTATTCTTCCTGTCTATTGCTTCCCTGGACGTCTATTTAGGATGACGATGAGATGCTGTgattaaataaaacactgtagtTGTCTTCCTTTAAggatttttgttatttccttCGAAACAAAGGCTTGGGTTTCAGTCCTAATGTTGCTAAACCATCTCCCATGGGATTCATTTGTTTACAATACAGCAGTATGATCTTTTCTAATCAGATTTAACACTGGCAGCAAACTGTTATGGTACGGTGTGCTGTTTTACTGACCCGTTCTCTAAACTGCTCCTGAGAAAGGCAGTCAGTCACGTTGACACAGCCCAACAGACAGCCAGTGGGGTAGTCTTTGGGAAACCTGGGctctgcaaagaaaatgaaaataatcaaataccCACTAACATGCAAAGCTATAGATATTACTCCTGTTTTGCTGCATTACACTTTATGGCAGTGGTTTCTATTAAACCATTGTGCATAAAACAGCTACCAACACATCACTCTGAATATTAGCACTCTTCCTTCCTGATGAAAATTTATGTACCTTTCTTATAGATGTGGCGGTACATGGCTTCCACCTCTGCAATCTCTTGAGTAGTGGGTTTcttggctgcagcagcaatCCAAAGACGTCCACGGTGTGATGTGTACCAAGTTCGCCCTTCTACcctatatacacacagacacacgcacacacagtacaATGTTACCTCTGCTTTCACTGGCCAGACAGAAAATAAGTGCCTATAAGAGAACCTTGATTTTCGATTATTACTGTGATTTTGTCGTTAAATGTCATTTGGGATTTCATTTACTCTTTACCTTTTGATGCCTTTGACAAGCAGTGAAGCCCATGGTTGGTGCATGCTAAGGCACCAGCCTCCATCAGAcatctcctgcagctctttgtcctgGAGCCGTAACCTATTACgttcttctcctctcctgtcctgcGCCGAACTGTTTCCTTGTTCCATGTTCCTCTTGTAGTTTTCACTGCCTCCAACATCCACCCACTAAAATGTGCATTAATTATCATTATCACTGGTGCaatctgtataaaaaaaaaaccatctgCACAGTTTCCACGTTAAAAACTAAGCAACATGCAAATTCAGGCTACATTTGTGAGAAAAAGCTCTCAGCCATACCAGTTGGTGTCTAGAATTTCAACCCAGTTTAATGATGTTGAAGTCAATTGTTACAATGGTACAAAAGACTGGTTTgaataagaaatatttttatatgcattCCTGAACTGAACCACAAGGTGACATAGTTGGCATATGCCAACAATTACCTACCTCTGGAGCAGACTGCATTATGTTTGGATTGACCAGCCCTCTGAAGCTCTTTTTTCCACCTTGTCTTTCAGAATACAGTGGAGATTTGGACATAGAGTCATTGCTCATAGCCTTCAGAGTCTCATCCAACCTGCAAAGTGttgcaaatatttcaaaatgagGTGTTTAGCAGGACTACACAACATAATTCTATCCTTGCAACCTTGATTCAAGTGGTGCCAGATTATCTTACTTGCTGTAGTACTCATCGAGGTTACTTCCCTCATCAATCACTTGTCTACCAGCAAAGTCCAATGTGATCTTCCTGTCCTTGCGAGAGGCATGGCGAAGTTCTCTAAgctcctcttcctttttcctcaGCTTTTCTCGCTCACTGGGTGATAACCACTGGTTTGACTCGGTAGCAAAGTAATCCGATTCATCATCCAGAACTTGTGTCCTCCTGACACTGCAGTTGAAGACAACAGTAAATAGAAAGTTAAACTAGATTCATTATTACCTTCTACAGTAATGACAATGTCCACTTAGTGTTCACATTCCAGACCAAACATATATATGATATGAACATTCATGTGAAGATCTTTTGTTGACTCTGTGTATTATGATACCTATTCCTGTCATATTCCAgaagtttgtctttgtgttggaGAGCTTTCTCCAAGCCAGCCCTCATCTTGGCTTCTTGATGTGGGAGAAGTTCACAGTCTGTCGACACAAGAAAACCATATTCATTGCATTAATACATGTCATTATTTCACAACTTTTATACATAGTAAGTCTGATTAGTTTTAATTCTCACCTCCCATAAgcttttttctcagtttctggCTTTTGTTAGAGTCTCGCTGAAGGatctcctgctcctcttttgtGCAGACCTgaatgcaaaaaagaaaacagtgagcaaagactacacactatacacaGGGAAAATAAGGATTGTTGGCAACACTGgtagatttaaataaaaatatcttaagGATTCAAAACACATACCAGGCTTCCACAGAAAAGGCACGGTCCCGAGCCTTCTTGCTCACACACAATGCGACCACAGGTGATACAGTTGTTGATAAGTCTGTGCTTTTGGGCAAGGCACTCACAAGCATGTCTACCTGGGAGTAACACAGCCAGCCTGTCCTGTCCCTCTTTAGCATAAAGATTCACaaacttatttttcttctttgctgaaGAAGTACCACTACTATTGTTTTCTTGGGCCTGAGAAAGTAGTaagcaaagagcagaaaaatacaggtgaaataaaacagaaagatgagattaacacaacaatgaaaacaatccATTTAGAAAGAAACTTGGTGTGTTGTGTCATTACTGTAACCAAATCACAAGAATTATCTTCTGATAAGAGCTCAAATCTTTAAGTCGGCATGTACTGTACTCACTCTTAGATCAATGGGGGTTTTGATTGCCTCTGGCTCGGGTTCTGCTTGGCTCACAGTTGGCAAGTCCTGTTTATTACGGCCCTTACG
The Mastacembelus armatus chromosome 3, fMasArm1.2, whole genome shotgun sequence DNA segment above includes these coding regions:
- the trip4 gene encoding activating signal cointegrator 1, whose product is MSDALLQWCVDQLHHMFGLDACDDIVKYILSIEKAEEIEEYVGDLLQGTDGRKRQFIDELLNRWKKTQRQATDTTSLFLLKESVSSPDSQETTKDTQKKSKRKGRNKQDLPTVSQAEPEPEAIKTPIDLRAQENNSSGTSSAKKKNKFVNLYAKEGQDRLAVLLPGRHACECLAQKHRLINNCITCGRIVCEQEGSGPCLFCGSLVCTKEEQEILQRDSNKSQKLRKKLMGDCELLPHQEAKMRAGLEKALQHKDKLLEYDRNSVRRTQVLDDESDYFATESNQWLSPSEREKLRKKEEELRELRHASRKDRKITLDFAGRQVIDEGSNLDEYYSKLDETLKAMSNDSMSKSPLYSERQGGKKSFRGLVNPNIMQSAPEWVDVGGSENYKRNMEQGNSSAQDRRGEERNRLRLQDKELQEMSDGGWCLSMHQPWASLLVKGIKRVEGRTWYTSHRGRLWIAAAAKKPTTQEIAEVEAMYRHIYKKEPRFPKDYPTGCLLGCVNVTDCLSQEQFRERFPDTCEESASPFVFICSNPQELLVKFPMKGKHKIWKLESHYHQGAKKGLVPSAAE